A single region of the Leptothrix cholodnii SP-6 genome encodes:
- a CDS encoding ATP-grasp domain-containing protein: protein MAIPSTPGLRVAIMTDEIGWHTRQLQRALRERGGVGRCIDLADCDIDTDAAWHGLVLPGYGRELPDAVIVRGVAGGSFEQVTKRLGVLHALQALGVPVYNDARAIERSVDKSMTSLLLRAARLPAPPTWATESLAQARRIVMRESAAGHAVVMKPLFGSQGKGLRLIGQVDGVFQPLADFAPGDGRLAYLQRFVPPIGASGQPGHDWRVLVIGGRAVAAMRRVSAHWVHNVAQGARCEPAELTPALARLAEAAAAALQMDYAGVDLMPAAGRETIQVLEVNGVAAWRGLQKVTPFNIARALVDDLIDRKLATSLAARCDRQPAPVAAPARRA from the coding sequence ATGGCGATCCCATCCACGCCCGGCCTGCGCGTGGCCATCATGACCGACGAGATCGGCTGGCACACCCGCCAGCTGCAGCGCGCGCTGCGCGAGCGCGGTGGGGTGGGGCGCTGCATCGATCTGGCCGACTGTGACATCGATACCGACGCGGCCTGGCACGGTCTGGTCCTGCCCGGCTACGGTCGCGAACTGCCCGACGCCGTGATCGTGCGCGGCGTGGCCGGCGGCAGCTTCGAGCAGGTCACCAAGCGGCTGGGTGTGCTGCACGCGCTGCAGGCGCTCGGCGTGCCGGTCTACAACGACGCGCGTGCCATCGAGCGTAGCGTCGACAAGTCGATGACCAGCCTGCTGCTGCGCGCCGCGCGGCTGCCGGCGCCGCCGACCTGGGCGACCGAGTCGCTGGCGCAGGCGCGCCGCATCGTGATGCGCGAATCGGCCGCCGGCCACGCGGTGGTGATGAAGCCGCTGTTCGGCTCGCAGGGCAAGGGGCTGCGGCTGATCGGCCAGGTCGACGGCGTGTTCCAGCCGCTCGCCGACTTCGCGCCCGGCGACGGCCGGCTCGCTTACCTGCAGCGTTTCGTGCCGCCGATCGGCGCGTCCGGCCAGCCCGGCCACGACTGGCGCGTGCTGGTGATCGGCGGCCGTGCGGTGGCGGCGATGCGGCGCGTGAGCGCGCACTGGGTCCACAACGTCGCCCAAGGCGCACGCTGCGAGCCGGCCGAACTCACGCCCGCATTGGCCCGCCTGGCCGAAGCCGCCGCAGCCGCCTTGCAGATGGACTACGCCGGCGTCGACCTGATGCCTGCGGCCGGCCGCGAGACCATCCAGGTGCTCGAAGTCAACGGCGTGGCCGCCTGGCGCGGGTTGCAGAAGGTGACGCCGTTCAACATCGCGCGCGCCCTGGTCGACGACCTGATCGACCGCAAGCTGGCCACCAGCCTGGCCGCGCGGTGCGACCGACAACCGGCGCCCGTCGCTGCGCCGGCCCGGCGGGCGTGA